A genomic segment from bacterium encodes:
- a CDS encoding GNAT family N-acetyltransferase: MVALKTVPELTDGVIILRMMTIADAEAHLANEDDVTVRFFGGRSTIETSRAAIEEARLSWKSGGTWLNLGIWEAATGELVGYVDANLACPGYRPGVVANITYNVRPAVRGRGYVPRAVGLMLRHLSEQTSAKAAVIQFNPENHASARVAQKAGFRNLGERLHEDGTSMVVYGLPLRPLPNELSLSDVLLQDNNQTDPQKDDVMSLSVQNNLVPSLPYPELPGVIDRLVAGIKEELGGNLVGIYLVGSLATGDFDLDSDVDFMVVIKDELTEVTVQSLQAMHVRINGLGCYPAQHLEGSYISLEQLNQSEGVGIQPLWYLDNGSTTFERSNHDNQWHVRWILRERGITILGPGPGSLLPPIPVERLLAEVKATMRLIADLFIAELGQPIGFWNSRFGQSFAVLTYCRMLHTIETGAVHSKLAGVKWAVQTLDPEWAGFIQQAWEEREGVRHCVKRWQLADAGVLGKTLEFIRYAVLKMEKSNA, encoded by the coding sequence ATGGTTGCTTTGAAGACCGTTCCTGAACTAACCGATGGCGTTATCATCCTGCGTATGATGACCATAGCTGACGCCGAAGCCCATCTCGCGAACGAAGATGACGTGACTGTGCGTTTCTTTGGCGGCAGGAGCACCATCGAAACATCCAGAGCCGCGATCGAGGAGGCCCGGCTGTCTTGGAAATCCGGCGGAACGTGGCTGAATTTAGGTATCTGGGAAGCGGCTACCGGCGAACTTGTGGGCTATGTGGATGCCAATCTTGCCTGCCCAGGCTACCGGCCCGGAGTGGTGGCAAACATCACATATAACGTTCGTCCTGCTGTCCGCGGCCGGGGATACGTTCCAAGGGCGGTCGGTCTGATGTTGCGACATCTATCTGAACAAACCAGCGCCAAAGCGGCCGTGATACAGTTCAATCCGGAGAATCACGCCTCTGCCCGCGTAGCTCAGAAGGCTGGTTTCCGGAATTTAGGGGAACGCCTTCATGAAGACGGTACCAGCATGGTAGTATATGGTCTGCCCCTTCGCCCTTTGCCCAATGAACTGTCGCTTTCGGATGTCCTGCTGCAGGACAACAATCAAACAGATCCTCAAAAGGACGATGTCATGAGCTTATCGGTTCAAAATAATCTTGTCCCCAGTCTGCCCTATCCGGAATTGCCGGGAGTCATCGACCGGCTCGTTGCCGGGATCAAGGAGGAACTGGGCGGAAACCTGGTAGGCATCTATCTGGTGGGGTCGTTGGCTACCGGCGATTTTGACCTCGACAGCGACGTCGATTTCATGGTCGTGATAAAGGATGAATTGACGGAAGTTACTGTCCAGTCGCTGCAGGCCATGCATGTCCGCATAAATGGCCTTGGCTGTTATCCGGCGCAGCACCTGGAAGGATCGTATATCAGTCTCGAGCAGCTCAATCAGTCCGAAGGAGTGGGCATCCAGCCGCTGTGGTACTTAGATAACGGCAGCACAACGTTTGAGCGCTCAAACCATGACAATCAATGGCATGTGCGTTGGATACTAAGAGAACGGGGGATCACCATCCTCGGACCCGGGCCCGGATCACTTCTCCCCCCGATCCCGGTTGAGAGACTGCTGGCGGAGGTAAAAGCGACGATGCGCCTTATAGCGGATCTATTTATTGCCGAACTCGGCCAGCCGATCGGATTTTGGAATTCGCGGTTCGGCCAATCGTTTGCCGTGCTGACATATTGCCGTATGCTGCATACGATAGAGACTGGGGCCGTGCACTCAAAGCTTGCCGGGGTGAAGTGGGCCGTACAAACCTTGGATCCTGAATGGGCTGGATTTATCCAACAGGCATGGGAAGAACGGGAAGGTGTCCGCCATTGCGTGAAAAGGTGGCAGCTTGCAGATGCGGGAGTATTAGGCAAGACGCTCGAGTTCATTCGATACGCGGTTTTAAAAATGGAGAAAAGTAATGCCTGA